From Staphylococcus sp. M0911, a single genomic window includes:
- a CDS encoding carbon-nitrogen family hydrolase, translating to MKVQLFQIYIEYGQSEKNMAKIEQWFEDKLENDTDVVVIPEMWNNGYALEKLNDLADDNLKISLPFITNLAQRYQVDIVAGSVSNKVDQSIYNTAFTVLSNGNCINEYNKIHLVPMLREPDFMSPGVNVPEPFALSDGTLATQIICYDLRFPELLRYPARSGAKVAFYVAQWPTVRLNHWLALLKARAIENDMFIIGTNSCGNDGQTDYAGHSIVINPNGEIIGSLNSEEDSLTVNIDINEAIEQRQSIPVFDNLKLDLYK from the coding sequence ATGAAAGTTCAACTATTTCAAATATATATCGAATATGGTCAATCTGAGAAAAATATGGCAAAAATTGAACAATGGTTTGAAGATAAATTAGAAAACGACACAGACGTTGTAGTAATCCCTGAAATGTGGAACAACGGCTATGCATTAGAGAAATTAAATGATCTAGCGGATGATAACTTAAAAATTAGTTTGCCATTTATTACAAATCTAGCGCAAAGGTATCAAGTTGATATTGTTGCTGGCTCTGTATCAAATAAAGTTGATCAATCTATTTATAATACAGCATTTACAGTATTATCTAATGGTAATTGTATAAATGAATATAATAAAATCCATTTAGTTCCAATGTTAAGAGAACCCGATTTCATGTCACCAGGTGTGAATGTTCCTGAACCCTTTGCTTTATCTGATGGCACTTTGGCTACTCAAATTATATGCTATGATCTTAGATTTCCAGAATTACTACGATACCCCGCTCGTAGTGGCGCAAAAGTAGCATTTTATGTTGCACAGTGGCCAACAGTAAGATTAAATCATTGGCTCGCTTTACTAAAAGCACGAGCAATTGAAAATGACATGTTCATTATCGGTACAAATAGCTGTGGCAATGATGGTCAAACAGATTATGCTGGGCATTCAATTGTCATCAATCCTAATGGCGAAATTATTGGAAGTTTAAATAGCGAAGAGGATTCTTTAACTGTAAATATAGATATTAATGAAGCTATAGAACAACGCCAATCAATTCCAGTATTTGATAATCTTAAACTTGATTTATATAAATAG
- the groES gene encoding co-chaperone GroES, with protein sequence MLKPLGNRVIIERKEQEQTTKSGIVLTDSAKEKSNEGIVKAVGKGRLLDDGSRVAPEVKEGDTIVFQQYAGTEVKRGDETYIVLNEDDILAIIEA encoded by the coding sequence ATGCTTAAACCATTAGGAAATCGTGTGATTATTGAAAGAAAAGAACAAGAACAAACAACTAAAAGTGGTATCGTATTAACAGATAGTGCTAAAGAAAAATCAAATGAAGGCATCGTTAAAGCAGTCGGAAAAGGGCGCTTATTAGATGATGGTTCTAGAGTTGCTCCTGAAGTAAAAGAAGGGGATACAATTGTATTCCAACAATATGCAGGAACAGAAGTTAAACGTGGCGATGAAACATACATCGTATTAAATGAAGATGACATTTTAGCAATTATTGAAGCATAA
- a CDS encoding SdrH family protein — translation MQKKLKHKLMLPGFALILSTSFLSPSVFAAENSNKPPQSDTTQTNDSNQNNNDKNNAEPSTDDKKDTSQSSDSNQSDSNQSDQDQTNPDNSSNTSDGSKDDTPNSGQNDGSNSNDNTDSNNGTSDNNDKPGNQDNQDQTDNNQDKPNDDQNDGSDSNQDSNSNQDNPSTKPDDKPNDKDDGSNSNQNGQTNPDKLGSNQNGQDKPNGSNNQDKPDSNQNNDKPSTQPGSGQTHHQHQKPSNQQPPINQGQQSSQDGNSQYPGENNSNHQANGTGSTHHGQSNNQRPNHWQNANNNNVSNSQYQNSNHNSVQLMPRYDSQNQVLGPVRKSNSYDQSQSNTSNYDSNRFMWQRPESIFNNQKGFERTSNQQSLIRRFNSLAEGSYKYNPFVINQIHQLDNSNGAISDRDIYNIFRKETFSGNQYLNSLQQSSNYFRFQYFNPLDSKKYYKNLDDQVLALITGDIGSMPDLKKPEDKESSDKSSFENHSDDKISTSNQQKESYQKEQKTNRLLMTLGTSIIAIFIGVIIAYLLKRRKQDEGAQ, via the coding sequence ATGCAGAAAAAGTTAAAACATAAATTAATGTTACCTGGATTTGCATTAATATTAAGCACATCATTTCTAAGTCCGTCGGTTTTTGCGGCTGAAAATTCAAATAAGCCACCTCAATCAGATACAACTCAAACAAATGATTCAAATCAGAACAACAATGATAAAAATAATGCTGAACCATCAACTGATGATAAAAAGGATACATCTCAATCTTCTGATTCTAATCAAAGTGACTCAAATCAATCTGACCAAGATCAAACTAATCCTGATAATAGTAGTAATACATCTGATGGTAGTAAAGATGACACCCCAAATTCGGGACAAAATGATGGTTCAAATTCAAATGATAACACTGATTCAAACAATGGTACTTCTGATAATAATGATAAGCCTGGGAATCAAGATAATCAGGATCAGACTGATAATAATCAAGATAAACCAAATGATGACCAAAATGATGGATCAGATAGTAATCAAGATTCAAACTCAAATCAAGATAATCCAAGTACTAAGCCAGATGACAAGCCAAATGATAAAGATGATGGTTCTAATTCCAATCAAAATGGACAAACCAATCCAGATAAACTAGGGTCTAACCAAAATGGTCAAGACAAACCCAATGGATCTAACAATCAAGACAAACCAGATTCTAATCAAAACAATGATAAACCAAGCACGCAACCAGGTTCAGGACAAACTCATCATCAACATCAAAAACCAAGCAATCAGCAACCACCTATAAATCAAGGTCAGCAGTCATCTCAAGATGGAAACTCACAATATCCCGGTGAAAATAATTCAAATCATCAAGCCAATGGAACAGGTTCGACTCATCATGGTCAATCAAATAATCAAAGACCCAATCATTGGCAAAATGCAAATAATAATAACGTGAGCAATAGCCAATATCAGAATTCTAATCATAATTCTGTGCAATTAATGCCTCGATACGACTCTCAAAATCAAGTTTTAGGACCAGTGCGGAAATCAAATTCATACGATCAGTCACAATCTAATACATCTAATTATGATAGTAATCGTTTTATGTGGCAAAGACCGGAATCAATTTTCAACAATCAAAAAGGCTTTGAGCGTACATCAAATCAGCAGTCGCTAATAAGAAGGTTTAATTCTTTAGCAGAAGGTTCATACAAATATAACCCATTTGTGATTAATCAAATTCATCAACTTGATAATTCTAATGGTGCTATTTCAGATAGGGATATTTACAATATTTTTAGAAAAGAAACGTTTAGTGGAAATCAATATTTAAATTCATTACAACAATCATCTAATTATTTTAGATTTCAGTATTTTAACCCATTGGATTCAAAGAAGTACTATAAAAACTTAGATGATCAAGTTCTAGCTTTAATAACAGGCGATATAGGATCAATGCCTGATTTAAAGAAACCTGAAGATAAAGAATCGAGTGATAAAAGTTCTTTTGAAAATCATAGCGATGATAAAATAAGTACATCAAATCAACAGAAAGAAAGTTATCAAAAAGAGCAGAAAACAAATCGATTATTAATGACGTTAGGTACAAGTATTATTGCCATTTTCATTGGTGTAATCATTGCATATCTGTTAAAACGACGAAAGCAAGATGAAGGTGCACAATAA
- a CDS encoding delta-lysin family phenol-soluble modulin (Members of this family are produced with retention of the N-formyl-methionine at the N-terminus.) codes for MTADIISTIGDFVKWILDTVKKFTK; via the coding sequence ATGACTGCAGATATCATTTCAACAATTGGTGATTTTGTAAAATGGATTTTAGATACAGTAAAAAAATTCACTAAATAA
- a CDS encoding type II CAAX endopeptidase family protein encodes MKRFWVSLLTVLIYALAQFLPGMLLRSGLIQPEKGMETTQFMIYTQVSLFIVAAILIILINLYIKNPTRLEAGVKESKRYIISWALLGFCIVMVYQVVVSLIYTLVLGQQQQSPNTERLMAIAKQMPVFIILISVVGPILEEFVFRKVLFGELYNAIKGNRIVAFLIASIVSSLLFALAHNDIKFLPMYFGMGMLFSLAYTYTNRIAVPIVIHMLQNGTVVIMQVFGGEALKKVQEQANFIIHLILN; translated from the coding sequence ATGAAAAGATTTTGGGTGTCATTATTAACAGTATTAATTTATGCCTTAGCTCAATTTTTACCAGGCATGTTATTACGAAGTGGATTAATCCAACCAGAAAAAGGTATGGAAACAACTCAATTTATGATATATACACAAGTATCATTATTTATAGTCGCAGCTATATTAATCATATTAATTAACTTATATATTAAAAATCCTACTCGTCTCGAAGCAGGTGTTAAAGAATCCAAACGCTACATCATCAGTTGGGCATTACTTGGATTTTGTATCGTCATGGTATATCAAGTTGTTGTGAGTTTAATTTACACACTTGTTTTAGGACAACAACAACAAAGTCCTAATACTGAGCGATTAATGGCTATTGCTAAACAAATGCCAGTCTTTATTATATTAATTTCAGTTGTTGGTCCAATTTTAGAAGAGTTTGTATTTAGAAAGGTGTTATTTGGTGAATTATACAACGCTATCAAAGGTAATCGTATCGTTGCCTTTTTAATAGCTTCTATTGTAAGTTCACTTCTTTTTGCATTAGCACATAATGACATTAAATTTTTACCTATGTATTTCGGTATGGGAATGTTATTCTCATTAGCTTATACATATACAAATAGAATTGCTGTACCAATTGTCATTCACATGTTACAAAACGGTACTGTTGTCATTATGCAAGTCTTCGGTGGTGAAGCACTTAAAAAAGTACAAGAACAAGCCAACTTTATCATCCATCTTATATTGAATTAA
- the groL gene encoding chaperonin GroEL (60 kDa chaperone family; promotes refolding of misfolded polypeptides especially under stressful conditions; forms two stacked rings of heptamers to form a barrel-shaped 14mer; ends can be capped by GroES; misfolded proteins enter the barrel where they are refolded when GroES binds) yields MAKDLKFSEDARQAMLRGVDKLANAVKVTIGPKGRNVVLDKEYTAPLITNDGVTIAKEIELEDPYENMGAKLVQEVANKTNEIAGDGTTTATVLAQAMIQEGLKNVTSGANPVGLRQGIDKAVQVAVEALHEISQKVENKNEIAQVGAISAADEEIGKYISEAMEKVGNDGVITIEESNGFNTELEVVEGMQFDRGYQSPYMVTDSDKMIAELERPYILVTDKKISSFQDILPLLEQVVQSNRPILIVADEVEGDALTNIVLNRMRGTFTAVAVKAPGFGDRRKAMLEDLAILTGAQVITDDLGLELKDASIDMLGSANKVEVTKDNTTVVDGDGDENNIDARVSQIKAQIEETDSDFDREKLQERLAKLAGGVAVIKVGAASETELKERKLRIEDALNSTRAAVEEGIVAGGGTALVNIYKKVSDIEATGDVETGVNIVLKALQAPVRQIAENAGLEGSIIVERLKNADAGVGFNAATNEWVNMLEEGIVDPTKVTRSALQHAASVAAMFLTTEAVVATIPEKDQSEQAGMGGGMPGMM; encoded by the coding sequence ATGGCTAAAGATTTAAAATTCTCAGAAGACGCACGTCAAGCAATGTTACGTGGTGTAGATAAATTGGCAAATGCCGTGAAAGTGACAATTGGACCAAAAGGACGCAATGTTGTATTAGATAAAGAATATACAGCGCCATTAATTACAAATGATGGGGTCACAATTGCAAAAGAAATTGAGTTAGAAGATCCATATGAAAATATGGGTGCCAAATTAGTTCAAGAAGTAGCTAACAAAACAAATGAAATTGCTGGTGATGGTACTACCACTGCAACAGTATTAGCACAAGCAATGATTCAAGAAGGTCTAAAAAACGTAACTAGTGGTGCAAACCCTGTAGGTTTAAGACAAGGTATTGATAAAGCAGTTCAAGTAGCAGTTGAAGCTTTACATGAAATTTCTCAAAAAGTAGAAAATAAAAATGAAATTGCTCAAGTAGGTGCCATTTCTGCAGCAGATGAAGAAATTGGTAAATATATTTCAGAAGCTATGGAAAAAGTGGGCAACGATGGTGTTATTACTATAGAAGAATCTAATGGTTTCAATACTGAATTAGAAGTTGTAGAAGGTATGCAATTTGATAGAGGTTACCAATCACCATATATGGTCACTGACTCAGATAAAATGATTGCGGAGTTAGAACGCCCATATATTTTAGTTACTGATAAGAAAATTTCTTCTTTCCAAGATATTTTACCTTTATTAGAACAAGTGGTTCAATCTAATCGTCCAATTTTAATTGTAGCAGATGAAGTAGAAGGCGATGCATTAACTAATATTGTATTAAACCGTATGAGAGGTACTTTTACAGCAGTAGCAGTTAAAGCACCAGGATTTGGTGATCGTCGCAAAGCAATGTTAGAAGACTTAGCAATCTTAACAGGTGCACAAGTCATTACAGATGATTTAGGATTAGAATTAAAAGATGCTTCAATTGATATGTTAGGTAGTGCTAATAAGGTTGAAGTTACTAAAGATAATACGACAGTTGTTGATGGAGACGGTGATGAAAATAATATCGATGCACGAGTTAGCCAAATCAAAGCACAAATTGAAGAAACTGATTCTGACTTCGATAGAGAAAAACTACAAGAACGTCTTGCTAAATTAGCCGGAGGTGTTGCAGTCATCAAAGTAGGTGCTGCTAGTGAAACTGAATTAAAAGAACGTAAATTACGTATTGAAGATGCTTTAAACTCAACTAGAGCAGCTGTTGAAGAAGGTATCGTTGCTGGTGGTGGAACAGCATTAGTAAATATTTATAAAAAAGTAAGTGATATTGAAGCAACTGGCGATGTTGAAACAGGCGTTAATATTGTCTTAAAAGCATTGCAAGCACCAGTTAGACAAATTGCAGAAAATGCAGGATTGGAAGGTTCTATTATTGTAGAACGTCTTAAAAATGCAGATGCAGGTGTTGGATTCAACGCTGCAACAAATGAATGGGTTAATATGCTTGAAGAAGGTATTGTAGACCCTACTAAAGTAACACGTTCAGCATTACAACATGCAGCAAGTGTAGCTGCAATGTTCTTGACAACAGAGGCAGTTGTAGCAACAATTCCAGAAAAAGATCAATCAGAACAAGCTGGAATGGGTGGCGGCATGCCTGGTATGATGTAA
- a CDS encoding nitroreductase family protein produces MGLFNKKNNDVSFNDAMEQRRTIYNLESTISIEDSELEELIAHAVKHVPSAFNSQSTRIVLLLNDKNEKFWENTKAILKETMGPDRDFEPTRQKIDNFKHSYGTILYYEDQDVITGLQEKMPNFYDNFEIWSNQTNAMHQYAIWTALATKGIGASLQHYNPIVDEATANEFGIPKTWKLVAQMPFGNVREQAGEKDIKPVEPRFLIKK; encoded by the coding sequence ATGGGTTTATTTAATAAAAAGAACAATGACGTTTCATTTAACGATGCTATGGAGCAAAGACGTACAATATACAATTTAGAAAGTACTATTTCAATTGAAGATTCAGAGTTAGAAGAGTTAATTGCACATGCAGTTAAACATGTACCTTCAGCATTCAATTCTCAATCTACTCGTATCGTTTTATTATTAAATGATAAAAATGAAAAATTCTGGGAAAACACGAAAGCTATTTTAAAAGAAACAATGGGTCCAGATCGTGATTTTGAACCTACACGTCAAAAAATTGATAACTTCAAACATTCATATGGAACTATTCTTTACTATGAAGATCAAGATGTTATTACAGGATTACAAGAAAAAATGCCAAACTTCTATGACAATTTTGAAATTTGGTCTAATCAAACAAATGCAATGCATCAATATGCCATTTGGACTGCATTAGCTACTAAAGGTATTGGCGCTTCATTACAACATTATAATCCAATCGTTGACGAAGCAACTGCAAATGAATTTGGCATTCCAAAAACATGGAAATTAGTAGCTCAAATGCCTTTTGGTAATGTTCGTGAGCAAGCTGGTGAAAAAGATATTAAACCAGTTGAACCTCGTTTCCTTATTAAAAAATAA
- a CDS encoding delta-lysin family phenol-soluble modulin (Members of this family are produced with retention of the N-formyl-methionine at the N-terminus.), which yields MAADIISTIGDLVKLIINTVKKFQK from the coding sequence ATGGCAGCAGATATCATTTCAACAATCGGTGATTTAGTAAAATTAATCATTAACACTGTGAAAAAATTCCAAAAATAA